A stretch of the Colias croceus chromosome 13, ilColCroc2.1 genome encodes the following:
- the LOC123696738 gene encoding organic cation transporter protein-like isoform X2 has translation MGEMKMTTFPDIMRKCFKMGLFKIIPSQGPHKEKPRIPEDEESGPDVVSSVIGEYGRWQLMMTFLLSLFSFPCTFHIFLPTFTAKATKFWCERPDNLSTLPLENWINYSQPQGGCYVRTLSSEVTVESIMNFTAPVLDSFQKCERWGFDRSEVGDTIISEWGLVCDKASLTNLAEVVFLIGVGIGGVVGGWISDRFGRKRILMAMAATQSALAILSLLVSSYVQYVIVRLIMGLVSVSVVYAAFVLSVELVGGKWVTIAGVCNFFPLPLAYVIVSLLSIVMPNWRDLQLALSIPGCLLIFLWFVLPESPRWLLSMGRTKEAQAILEKAAKFNGREMPSDIDKLLLVYKTDTKAEDPSVCMLLRGYLLKRTVCLFIAWFAMTIGYYGLLLNIGNFNLGNLHLTSIILAVVEIPAIALSIPILLKAGRRFPIFITMLVCGLACIASELFSISFNNEWAIIACLMVGKFAIGATNMMLPIFTAELYPTVVRNLGVGASQISSGLALMCIPYLWELTALNEHLPMVTIAAMSVAGGATVLLLPDTAHSKPKTTESAPSCNGTYTTTDDRGR, from the exons taatCCCAAGCCAAGGTCCTCACAAAGAGAAGCCCAGAATACCTGAAGATGAGGAGTCAGGCCCGGACGTGGTGTCTTCGGTGATCGGCGAATATGGGCGCTGGCAGCTGATGATGACCTTCCTGCTGTCGCTCTTTTCATTCCCCTGTACATTCCATATCTTTTTGCCTACTTTCACG GCAAAAGCCACAAAATTCTGGTGCGAACGGCCGGACAATCTATCGACATTACCTTTAGAAAATTGGATCAACTACAGCCAGCCACAGGGCGGCTGTTACGTACGAACTCTATCTAGTGAAGTTACTGTGGAAAGCATCATGAATTTCACAGCTCCAGTGTTGGATTCATTTCAAAAGTGTGAAAGATGGGGCTTCGACAGAAGCGAGGTTGGGGACACAATTATTTCAGAATGGGGACTCGTGTGTGACAAAGCTAGTCTTACGAATCTGGCTGAAGTGGTGTTCTTGATTGGTGTGGGTATTGGAGGCGTTGTAGGGGGCTGGATTTCAGATAg ATTCGGCCGCAAACGCATTTTAATGGCTATGGCAGCTACACAGAGCGCATTAGCCATCCTCTCTCTGCTAGTCAGCTCATACGTCCAATACGTTATAGTGAGACTGATCATGGGACTTGTATCAGTATCTGTGGTCTATGCAGCGTTTGTGTTATCTGTGGAACTGGTTGGCGGGAAATGGGTGACAATTGCCGGCGTGTGCAACTTTTTCCCGCTTCCTTTGGCTTATGTCATCGTCTCTCTGTTGTCTATTGTAATGCCGAACTGGAGGGATCTCCAACTGGCACTGTCGATTCCTGGATGCTTGCTCATTTTCTTGTG GTTTGTTTTACCCGAATCGCCAAGATGGCTTCTCAGCATGGGACGGACAAAAGAAGCCCAAGCCATATTAGAAAAGGCAGCGAAATTCAATGGACGAGAAATGCCATCAGACATcgacaaattattattagtttacaaAACAGACACAAAAGCTGAAGACCCAAGTGTGTGCATGCTTCTACGAGGGTACCTCCTCAAGAGAACAGTCTGCTTATTCATAGCCTGGTTTGCGATGACAATTGGTTACTATGGCCTATTATTAAACATAGGCAACTTCAACCTTGGAAATCTTCATTTGACGTCGATAATATTGGCAGTCGTAGAAATACCAGCTATTGCGTTAAGCATACCGATTCTCCTCAAAGCTGGAAGACGATTCCCCATATTCATAACTATGTTAGTGTGTGGACTGGCTTGCATTGCAAGTGAATTGTTTTCTATATCTTTCAACAATGAATGGGCGATAATTGCGTGTCTCATGGTTGGAAAATTCGCAATTGGAGCTACAAATATGATGCTACCGATTTTCACTGCGGAATTGTATCCGACTGTGGTCAGAAATTTGGGAGTTGGTGCTAGTCAAATTTCTTCAGGATTGGCGCTTATGTGCATACCATATTTATGGGAattg ACTGCTCTAAACGAGCATCTACCGATGGTTACCATAGCTGCTATGAGCGTGGCGGGCGGCGCCACTGTGTTACTCCTACCTGATACTGCCCATTCAAAACCCAA AACGACAGAGAGCGCTCCATCTTGCAATGGAACGTACACGACCACGGACGATAGAGGGCGCTAG
- the LOC123696738 gene encoding organic cation transporter protein-like isoform X1: protein MKRDMPPQPELQELLQKPIVLKKCTPKIIPSQGPHKEKPRIPEDEESGPDVVSSVIGEYGRWQLMMTFLLSLFSFPCTFHIFLPTFTAKATKFWCERPDNLSTLPLENWINYSQPQGGCYVRTLSSEVTVESIMNFTAPVLDSFQKCERWGFDRSEVGDTIISEWGLVCDKASLTNLAEVVFLIGVGIGGVVGGWISDRFGRKRILMAMAATQSALAILSLLVSSYVQYVIVRLIMGLVSVSVVYAAFVLSVELVGGKWVTIAGVCNFFPLPLAYVIVSLLSIVMPNWRDLQLALSIPGCLLIFLWFVLPESPRWLLSMGRTKEAQAILEKAAKFNGREMPSDIDKLLLVYKTDTKAEDPSVCMLLRGYLLKRTVCLFIAWFAMTIGYYGLLLNIGNFNLGNLHLTSIILAVVEIPAIALSIPILLKAGRRFPIFITMLVCGLACIASELFSISFNNEWAIIACLMVGKFAIGATNMMLPIFTAELYPTVVRNLGVGASQISSGLALMCIPYLWELTALNEHLPMVTIAAMSVAGGATVLLLPDTAHSKPKTTESAPSCNGTYTTTDDRGR, encoded by the exons taatCCCAAGCCAAGGTCCTCACAAAGAGAAGCCCAGAATACCTGAAGATGAGGAGTCAGGCCCGGACGTGGTGTCTTCGGTGATCGGCGAATATGGGCGCTGGCAGCTGATGATGACCTTCCTGCTGTCGCTCTTTTCATTCCCCTGTACATTCCATATCTTTTTGCCTACTTTCACG GCAAAAGCCACAAAATTCTGGTGCGAACGGCCGGACAATCTATCGACATTACCTTTAGAAAATTGGATCAACTACAGCCAGCCACAGGGCGGCTGTTACGTACGAACTCTATCTAGTGAAGTTACTGTGGAAAGCATCATGAATTTCACAGCTCCAGTGTTGGATTCATTTCAAAAGTGTGAAAGATGGGGCTTCGACAGAAGCGAGGTTGGGGACACAATTATTTCAGAATGGGGACTCGTGTGTGACAAAGCTAGTCTTACGAATCTGGCTGAAGTGGTGTTCTTGATTGGTGTGGGTATTGGAGGCGTTGTAGGGGGCTGGATTTCAGATAg ATTCGGCCGCAAACGCATTTTAATGGCTATGGCAGCTACACAGAGCGCATTAGCCATCCTCTCTCTGCTAGTCAGCTCATACGTCCAATACGTTATAGTGAGACTGATCATGGGACTTGTATCAGTATCTGTGGTCTATGCAGCGTTTGTGTTATCTGTGGAACTGGTTGGCGGGAAATGGGTGACAATTGCCGGCGTGTGCAACTTTTTCCCGCTTCCTTTGGCTTATGTCATCGTCTCTCTGTTGTCTATTGTAATGCCGAACTGGAGGGATCTCCAACTGGCACTGTCGATTCCTGGATGCTTGCTCATTTTCTTGTG GTTTGTTTTACCCGAATCGCCAAGATGGCTTCTCAGCATGGGACGGACAAAAGAAGCCCAAGCCATATTAGAAAAGGCAGCGAAATTCAATGGACGAGAAATGCCATCAGACATcgacaaattattattagtttacaaAACAGACACAAAAGCTGAAGACCCAAGTGTGTGCATGCTTCTACGAGGGTACCTCCTCAAGAGAACAGTCTGCTTATTCATAGCCTGGTTTGCGATGACAATTGGTTACTATGGCCTATTATTAAACATAGGCAACTTCAACCTTGGAAATCTTCATTTGACGTCGATAATATTGGCAGTCGTAGAAATACCAGCTATTGCGTTAAGCATACCGATTCTCCTCAAAGCTGGAAGACGATTCCCCATATTCATAACTATGTTAGTGTGTGGACTGGCTTGCATTGCAAGTGAATTGTTTTCTATATCTTTCAACAATGAATGGGCGATAATTGCGTGTCTCATGGTTGGAAAATTCGCAATTGGAGCTACAAATATGATGCTACCGATTTTCACTGCGGAATTGTATCCGACTGTGGTCAGAAATTTGGGAGTTGGTGCTAGTCAAATTTCTTCAGGATTGGCGCTTATGTGCATACCATATTTATGGGAattg ACTGCTCTAAACGAGCATCTACCGATGGTTACCATAGCTGCTATGAGCGTGGCGGGCGGCGCCACTGTGTTACTCCTACCTGATACTGCCCATTCAAAACCCAA AACGACAGAGAGCGCTCCATCTTGCAATGGAACGTACACGACCACGGACGATAGAGGGCGCTAG